A stretch of the Planktothricoides raciborskii GIHE-MW2 genome encodes the following:
- a CDS encoding succinate dehydrogenase/fumarate reductase flavoprotein subunit — MLEHDVIIVGGGLAGCRAAVEISRIDPKLNVAVVAKTHPIRSHSVAAQGGIAATLKNVDSTDSWEAHAFDTVKGSDYLADQDAVARLTQEAPNVVIDLEHMGVLFSRLPDGRIAQRAFGGHSHNRACYAADKTGHAILHELVNNLRRYGVTIYDEWYVMRLILEDGCAKGVVMYRIKDGHLQVVRAKAVMFATGGYGRVFNTTSNDYASTGDGLALSALAGVPLQDMEFVQFHPTGLYPVGVLISEAVRGEGAYLRNSEGDRFMANYAPSKMELAPRDITSRAITLEIRAGRGIHPDGTAGGPYVHLDLRHLGRDKIMSRIPFCWEEAHRLLGIDAVEEPMPVRPTAHYSMGGIPVNIDGQVRSGPDGLIEGFFAAGECACVSVHGANRLGSNSLLECVVYGKITGAAIAPYVQNRKLPEVDEQRYLEEAAASIQSLLDKPGKYRIGEVRQQLQDAMSEHCGVFRTEEVMQEGFTKLDQLQEQYQEVYLDDKGKLWNTEIVEALELRNLIVVAKLILGSAITRKESRGAHSREDYPQRNDEQFLKHTLSYYSPMGIDIAYRSVAMGMFEPQERKY, encoded by the coding sequence ATGCTAGAACACGACGTGATCATCGTTGGCGGTGGTTTAGCTGGTTGCCGCGCTGCTGTAGAAATTAGCCGAATTGATCCTAAATTAAATGTGGCAGTGGTGGCGAAAACTCATCCAATTCGTTCTCACTCCGTCGCCGCTCAAGGAGGAATCGCTGCCACTTTAAAAAACGTCGATTCTACGGATAGCTGGGAAGCCCATGCTTTTGACACCGTAAAAGGTTCTGACTATCTGGCTGACCAAGATGCAGTGGCCCGATTGACCCAAGAAGCGCCTAATGTGGTGATTGATTTAGAACACATGGGAGTGTTGTTCTCCCGTTTACCCGATGGTCGGATTGCCCAGCGAGCTTTTGGCGGCCATAGTCACAACCGCGCTTGCTATGCGGCAGATAAAACCGGCCATGCGATTTTGCACGAACTGGTGAATAATTTACGCCGTTACGGGGTGACGATTTACGATGAGTGGTATGTGATGCGGTTAATCCTGGAGGATGGATGCGCCAAAGGGGTGGTTATGTATCGCATTAAAGATGGTCATCTGCAAGTGGTGCGGGCAAAAGCGGTGATGTTTGCCACGGGCGGTTATGGTCGGGTGTTTAATACTACGTCCAATGACTATGCTTCTACGGGGGATGGCTTGGCTTTGTCCGCTTTGGCAGGAGTCCCCCTGCAAGATATGGAGTTTGTCCAGTTCCATCCTACCGGGTTGTATCCTGTGGGAGTGCTGATTTCCGAGGCAGTTCGCGGTGAAGGGGCTTATTTACGCAATAGCGAGGGCGATCGCTTCATGGCTAATTATGCTCCCAGCAAAATGGAGTTAGCCCCCCGCGATATTACTTCTCGGGCGATTACTTTGGAAATTCGCGCCGGTCGGGGGATTCATCCTGATGGGACAGCCGGTGGGCCTTATGTCCATTTGGATTTGCGCCATCTGGGTCGAGATAAGATTATGAGTCGGATTCCCTTCTGCTGGGAAGAGGCACACCGCTTGTTAGGTATCGATGCCGTAGAAGAACCGATGCCAGTGCGACCCACGGCCCACTATTCTATGGGAGGCATTCCGGTGAATATCGACGGCCAAGTCCGCAGCGGCCCCGATGGGTTGATCGAGGGCTTTTTTGCCGCCGGGGAATGCGCTTGTGTGTCCGTACATGGGGCTAATCGTTTGGGCAGTAATTCCCTATTAGAATGTGTGGTCTATGGCAAGATTACCGGGGCTGCGATCGCGCCTTATGTGCAAAACCGCAAACTGCCCGAAGTAGATGAACAACGGTACTTAGAAGAAGCTGCCGCTTCGATTCAAAGCCTCCTGGACAAACCCGGAAAATACCGCATTGGGGAAGTGCGCCAACAATTGCAAGATGCCATGAGCGAACATTGTGGGGTATTTCGCACCGAAGAAGTGATGCAAGAAGGCTTCACCAAATTAGATCAATTACAGGAACAATATCAAGAGGTTTATCTGGATGACAAAGGTAAGCTTTGGAATACGGAAATTGTCGAAGCTTTGGAATTGCGAAATCTGATTGTAGTTGCCAAGTTAATTTTAGGTTCAGCTATTACCCGCAAGGAAAGTCGGGGGGCACATTCTCGCGAAGATTATCCCCAGCGTAATGATGAGCAATTCCTCAAACATACCTTATCTTATTATTCGCCAATGGGGATTGATATTGCTTATCGTTCAGTAGCGATGGGTATGTTTGAACCCCAGGAACGGAAGTATTAA
- a CDS encoding zinc-dependent metalloprotease, with product MKRLSLSLLGFFCIFLGISPGIAGNLVFKQKDDSGFINKKTNLNIARIKSGEPLSVAQASPPAAPNRDEANKEESEELEPFDDAIKNFEKLEGLFTLYRKPNENTVYLEIKPEQLNRNFFMVATLSGGIGAWGMYQGMPIQDFVFQLRQVQKTRVDLVVPNTRFRTEPGDPQGRSLPRAFSDSAIYPLTVKSIHPERKTLLVDISEMLMTDFAGLASAFPWLIGESYSLNSGTSYLENLKAFPLNLEIDWVYGLSGTGMSWFSPETLADPRGFSLTVRYSLSELPTNNGYRPRLADERVGHFLTAYQDLSRQDPSETFVRYLNRWHLEKQDPNAPLSPPKEPIVFWIENNVPLEYRDAIREGVLMWNPAFQKAGFINAIEVRQMPDDATWDPADVRYNTIRWFNSLDGGFALGPLRAHPLTGQILDADVLISANMINFMQREYRTIVQNSYGEVSGISSLLANSLVCNPAVRLPDFQQDTFLQNLLGATHPLRNQLQASSQLIRQDELCFGIGSARKAAFGALSLSLRQNFGLNDKEMQIYIHQFLRHLVAHEVGHTLGLRHNFSGSNLRMPEELNNLDITRNQGLVSSVMDYLPVNLAPPGQVQGDYYPTQIGVYDEWAIAYAYKPIPAMTPEGEIPELKKIAQRAPEIELAYATDEDAWGMLDPKAKPWDLSANPLAYSQIQLNNAREAWRNLDTSYLLPQEGYADLRDAFNLIFGYYMGYAMSATTYIGGQRFYRDRPTDPGARLPFEIVPVEEQRQALGLLQEYIFAENAFDFPPELINKLAPSRWFHWGSDLPIFRLDYPIYNQISFVQGIILSDLLSSERLERLRDAELTYGSAALTMPELFNTLHQGIWSEIIQRDGKSLEISTIRRGLQRQHLNILVNMVLRNPESLRNATNVLDFIVAFQTLNAPEDARVLARYQLRELGQQISRTLKRHHKQMDTATKAHLEDVSDRILKALEAPLPAK from the coding sequence ATGAAAAGATTATCACTCAGTCTGTTGGGTTTTTTTTGCATTTTTTTAGGCATTTCTCCAGGCATAGCGGGGAATTTAGTTTTTAAACAAAAAGATGATTCAGGATTTATTAATAAAAAAACTAACTTAAATATTGCCCGAATTAAGTCTGGGGAGCCATTGTCTGTGGCTCAAGCTTCGCCACCCGCTGCACCCAATAGAGATGAGGCAAATAAAGAAGAATCCGAGGAGTTAGAACCCTTTGATGACGCGATCAAAAATTTTGAGAAGCTAGAAGGATTATTCACCCTGTACCGGAAGCCAAACGAAAATACGGTGTATCTGGAAATTAAACCAGAGCAACTCAATCGCAATTTCTTTATGGTGGCCACTCTCTCTGGAGGGATTGGCGCTTGGGGAATGTATCAGGGAATGCCGATTCAGGATTTTGTGTTTCAGTTGCGTCAGGTGCAGAAAACTCGTGTGGATTTGGTGGTGCCAAACACCCGTTTCCGCACTGAACCGGGGGATCCCCAAGGGCGATCGCTCCCTCGCGCTTTCAGTGACTCAGCCATCTACCCGCTGACAGTCAAAAGTATTCACCCGGAAAGAAAAACATTGCTGGTTGATATCAGTGAAATGCTGATGACTGACTTTGCCGGACTCGCATCAGCGTTTCCTTGGTTAATCGGTGAATCATATAGCTTAAATTCAGGGACTTCTTATCTGGAAAACCTGAAAGCATTTCCGTTAAATCTTGAGATTGATTGGGTTTATGGTTTATCGGGAACTGGAATGTCCTGGTTTTCTCCAGAGACCCTGGCAGATCCTCGCGGGTTTTCCCTTACCGTGCGCTATAGTTTATCGGAACTACCGACTAACAATGGTTATCGCCCCCGTTTAGCTGACGAGCGTGTAGGTCATTTCTTGACTGCGTACCAAGACTTATCTCGTCAAGACCCCTCAGAGACTTTTGTGCGCTATCTCAACCGCTGGCATTTAGAAAAACAAGACCCGAATGCCCCTTTATCCCCACCTAAAGAACCGATTGTTTTTTGGATTGAAAATAATGTGCCTTTGGAATATCGAGATGCTATTCGCGAAGGGGTATTAATGTGGAATCCGGCGTTTCAAAAAGCTGGCTTTATTAATGCGATCGAAGTGCGACAAATGCCCGATGATGCTACTTGGGATCCGGCGGATGTCCGCTACAACACTATTCGCTGGTTTAATTCTCTTGATGGGGGGTTTGCATTGGGCCCACTTCGGGCTCATCCCTTGACCGGACAAATTTTGGATGCGGATGTGCTGATTAGCGCCAATATGATTAATTTCATGCAGCGAGAATATCGGACTATCGTCCAAAATTCTTATGGAGAAGTCTCTGGGATTTCTTCTCTGCTGGCTAACTCTTTGGTGTGTAATCCCGCTGTGAGATTGCCAGATTTTCAACAGGACACATTTTTACAAAATTTGCTGGGTGCCACCCATCCGTTGCGAAATCAACTGCAAGCATCATCCCAATTAATCCGACAGGATGAGTTATGCTTTGGGATTGGATCCGCCCGAAAAGCGGCTTTTGGTGCGTTGTCTTTGTCCTTACGGCAGAACTTCGGGTTGAATGACAAAGAAATGCAAATCTATATTCATCAGTTTTTACGCCACTTGGTTGCCCACGAAGTCGGGCATACCCTGGGTTTGCGTCATAATTTTAGCGGCAGTAATCTGCGGATGCCAGAAGAGTTAAATAATCTTGATATTACTCGAAATCAAGGGTTAGTCAGTTCCGTGATGGATTATCTTCCGGTGAACTTGGCACCTCCCGGACAAGTCCAGGGCGATTATTATCCGACGCAGATTGGTGTTTACGATGAATGGGCGATCGCCTATGCTTATAAACCGATTCCAGCCATGACCCCTGAAGGAGAAATCCCGGAGTTGAAAAAAATTGCCCAACGAGCCCCAGAAATAGAACTGGCTTATGCCACTGATGAAGATGCCTGGGGGATGCTCGATCCGAAAGCGAAACCTTGGGATTTGAGTGCCAATCCCTTGGCCTATTCCCAAATACAATTAAACAATGCTCGTGAGGCTTGGAGAAATCTCGATACAAGTTATCTGTTGCCCCAGGAAGGTTATGCAGATTTGCGCGATGCTTTTAACCTGATTTTTGGCTACTATATGGGCTATGCCATGAGTGCCACAACCTATATTGGTGGACAAAGATTTTATCGCGATCGCCCAACCGATCCCGGTGCGCGTTTACCGTTTGAAATCGTGCCGGTAGAAGAACAACGACAAGCTTTAGGTTTACTGCAAGAGTACATTTTTGCTGAGAATGCGTTTGATTTTCCCCCAGAATTAATTAATAAGTTAGCCCCTTCTCGGTGGTTCCATTGGGGGAGTGATTTGCCAATTTTTCGCTTAGATTATCCGATTTATAATCAGATTTCCTTTGTGCAAGGAATTATATTAAGCGATCTGTTGTCCTCGGAACGATTGGAACGGTTGCGCGATGCGGAACTAACTTATGGCTCGGCGGCTTTGACTATGCCAGAATTGTTTAATACTTTACATCAGGGCATTTGGTCAGAGATTATTCAACGAGATGGGAAGTCTTTGGAGATATCCACGATTCGTCGAGGGTTACAACGGCAGCATTTAAATATTTTAGTTAATATGGTGTTGCGGAATCCTGAAAGTTTGCGAAATGCTACCAATGTTTTGGATTTTATTGTAGCCTTCCAAACGTTAAATGCCCCAGAAGATGCTAGAGTTTTGGCTCGTTATCAACTGCGTGAGTTGGGTCAGCAGATTTCCCGGACTTTAAAGCGTCATCATAAGCAGATGGATACGGCGACTAAGGCACATTTGGAAGATGTGAGCGATCGCATTCTCAAAGCTTTAGAAGCCCCATTACCGGCGAAATAA
- a CDS encoding type II toxin-antitoxin system VapC family toxin has translation MSKTDLVFLDAGIFIGALLSQDPRHSEARPIVEAARCGTLLACTSVGVLSEVYAALTWTGSQPPQTPKIASEAVRLLVDEPSQIVVLETNFTASMKMLEIAAAQQLTARRIHDARHAATALAAGVYKVYTYDPEDWRLFQPYGIRIVGPDSVFSGNDSLRI, from the coding sequence ATGAGTAAAACAGATTTAGTGTTTTTGGATGCGGGAATTTTTATTGGGGCTTTGCTAAGTCAAGATCCGCGTCATTCAGAAGCTCGTCCTATCGTTGAAGCGGCGCGATGCGGAACCCTGCTTGCCTGTACTTCTGTTGGAGTATTGAGTGAAGTTTATGCAGCTTTAACTTGGACTGGATCTCAACCTCCTCAAACCCCAAAAATCGCTAGTGAAGCCGTTCGTCTTTTGGTTGATGAACCTTCTCAAATTGTAGTTTTAGAAACTAACTTTACAGCCAGCATGAAAATGCTAGAAATTGCCGCTGCTCAACAGCTTACAGCCCGTAGAATTCACGATGCCAGACACGCTGCTACCGCTTTAGCTGCGGGGGTATATAAAGTTTATACATACGATCCTGAAGATTGGCGGTTATTTCAGCCCTATGGGATTAGAATTGTCGGTCCTGACTCCGTTTTTTCGGGGAACGATTCATTGAGAATTTAA
- a CDS encoding nucleotidyltransferase domain-containing protein codes for MKHQKLPEIIELIKNWFKAHYSEQVVQIILYGSQARGEAKPDSDIDLLIVMKSAFNYADEIEKTSDVIQDLSLKYDTVISRAFVSEQRFNLEKSPFILNVHREGIVLLPEAVQIQVISHLRDYIADLQDEQRWDKAFNRTKSALVAAARQAKQQQADGQATTMDYNRL; via the coding sequence ATGAAACATCAAAAACTACCAGAAATTATCGAGTTAATTAAAAATTGGTTTAAGGCTCATTATTCTGAACAGGTTGTGCAAATCATTTTATATGGCTCTCAAGCTAGGGGAGAAGCTAAACCCGATTCAGATATTGACTTACTGATTGTAATGAAATCTGCTTTTAATTATGCTGACGAAATTGAGAAAACCAGTGATGTTATTCAAGATTTGTCCTTGAAATATGATACCGTGATTTCCCGCGCTTTTGTTTCTGAGCAGCGGTTTAATCTAGAAAAAAGTCCATTTATTTTGAATGTTCACAGAGAAGGAATTGTTCTATTACCCGAGGCGGTTCAAATTCAAGTGATTTCACATTTGCGAGACTATATCGCTGATTTACAAGATGAACAACGGTGGGATAAGGCTTTTAATCGGACGAAATCCGCCTTAGTCGCTGCCGCACGTCAAGCGAAACAACAACAGGCCGATGGACAAGCCACTACAATGGATTACAATCGGTTATGA
- a CDS encoding HNH endonuclease — protein sequence MSKTYIPVATIKQVRDRAKNCCEYCLMPEIATFASHEVDYIIAKKHGGLTQAENLALSCTLCNKYKGSDLTSIDPETGEIVPLYHPRQDSWPEHFYLKDAKINPLTAKGRVKVRLLQLNRPEKVQERQLLIEAGILAPPSN from the coding sequence ATGAGTAAAACTTACATTCCCGTGGCGACTATTAAACAAGTTCGCGATCGGGCAAAAAATTGCTGCGAGTATTGCTTGATGCCAGAAATTGCCACCTTTGCTTCTCACGAAGTCGATTATATTATTGCCAAAAAACATGGTGGTTTAACCCAAGCCGAAAACTTAGCTCTTTCATGTACCTTATGCAATAAATATAAAGGAAGCGATCTCACATCTATCGATCCCGAAACCGGGGAGATTGTCCCACTTTACCATCCTCGTCAAGATTCTTGGCCTGAGCATTTTTACCTCAAAGATGCTAAAATTAATCCCTTGACTGCTAAAGGTCGTGTTAAAGTTAGATTATTGCAATTAAATCGTCCTGAAAAAGTGCAAGAACGTCAGCTTTTAATAGAGGCTGGAATTTTGGCTCCTCCATCTAATTAA
- a CDS encoding transcriptional regulator, whose translation MLNTETEILEIIRKLPQPALAEVKVFLDFLTWRYQGEQTQSKGVTLIAAMRGKATTDMTTNEILDLTRGEE comes from the coding sequence ATGTTAAACACTGAAACAGAAATATTAGAAATCATTAGAAAATTACCCCAACCTGCTCTAGCAGAAGTAAAAGTTTTCTTAGACTTCTTAACCTGGCGATATCAAGGAGAACAAACTCAATCCAAAGGAGTTACCCTCATTGCTGCCATGCGAGGCAAAGCAACTACAGACATGACCACTAATGAAATTCTCGACTTAACCAGGGGTGAAGAATGA
- a CDS encoding NADP-dependent oxidoreductase: protein MSDKPDKNNRQFRLAAHPVGQIKASDFAYREEPVPTPKAGEVLVRTIYLSLDPTNRIWMSEMDQYMPPVKIGEVMRGINLGVVEASENPRFQPGDLVSGLLGWQDYAIAEGETGIVLNKLPQPLLCPLSAYLGPLGLTGWTAYFGLLDVGQPKAGETVVVSAAAGAVGSIVGQIAKIKGCRVVGIAGSDEKCRWITEELGFNAAINYRTTANLVEAIAAACPNGIDLYFDNVGGQILDAVLTQVNLFARISLCGLISMYNATEPVPGPYNYGQILMKRVRVQGFIVTDYVNRLPEAISAIAQWMKSGQIKYAEDIVEGLENAPKAVLKLFDGSNTGKLIVKVSPEPR, encoded by the coding sequence ATGTCAGATAAACCAGATAAAAATAACCGACAATTTCGCCTAGCTGCCCATCCCGTAGGTCAAATTAAAGCAAGCGATTTTGCATACCGAGAAGAACCCGTTCCTACCCCAAAAGCTGGGGAAGTTTTAGTTAGAACGATTTATCTTTCTCTGGATCCGACTAACCGGATTTGGATGAGTGAGATGGATCAATATATGCCCCCGGTAAAAATTGGGGAAGTGATGCGAGGAATTAATCTGGGAGTGGTGGAAGCATCCGAGAATCCTCGTTTTCAACCGGGAGATTTGGTGTCAGGATTATTGGGGTGGCAAGATTATGCGATCGCGGAGGGAGAAACCGGGATTGTTTTAAATAAATTGCCTCAGCCTCTTTTATGTCCTCTTTCTGCTTATCTTGGGCCGTTGGGTTTAACAGGTTGGACTGCTTATTTTGGATTATTAGATGTGGGACAACCTAAAGCCGGAGAAACTGTGGTAGTTTCCGCAGCGGCTGGGGCTGTGGGCTCAATTGTAGGACAAATTGCTAAGATTAAAGGTTGTCGAGTTGTGGGCATTGCGGGTAGTGACGAAAAATGCCGCTGGATTACGGAAGAATTGGGCTTTAATGCGGCAATTAATTATCGAACTACTGCCAACTTGGTAGAGGCGATCGCCGCTGCTTGTCCCAACGGAATTGACCTCTATTTTGATAATGTTGGCGGTCAGATTTTGGATGCGGTTTTAACCCAAGTCAATTTGTTTGCGCGGATTTCTCTTTGTGGGTTAATCTCCATGTATAATGCCACAGAACCCGTTCCTGGCCCTTATAATTATGGTCAAATTCTAATGAAACGGGTGCGGGTACAAGGCTTTATTGTCACGGATTATGTGAATCGATTACCGGAAGCTATAAGCGCGATCGCTCAGTGGATGAAATCTGGACAAATTAAATATGCCGAAGATATTGTCGAGGGCTTAGAAAATGCTCCTAAAGCAGTATTGAAGCTATTTGATGGCAGCAATACCGGCAAATTGATTGTCAAAGTTTCACCAGAACCGAGATAA